From a region of the Marinomonas mediterranea MMB-1 genome:
- a CDS encoding DUF1826 domain-containing protein has protein sequence MSLIAQLLNEKALPEIVPSQSSRLVNELVDIAQIYEDELNFVAWERTLEPSLINAVETLVSILSERPKLLSHSETVSVENVETTLQRVFPECEGRDLIIEDIRLLLEAFCCLFELEQVGLRISLVKRAMCPRFHVDQVPCRLITTYCGPATQWLENSDISRAKLGRGNGGLPDEHSGLVSKDATVFQLKAGDVGLLKGEKWYENEGRGIVHRSPEVQANEARLILTFDFA, from the coding sequence GTGAGTCTTATCGCTCAACTCTTAAATGAAAAGGCCCTACCGGAAATTGTGCCATCTCAATCCAGCCGTCTTGTAAATGAGCTGGTGGATATTGCTCAGATTTACGAAGATGAGCTGAACTTCGTTGCTTGGGAACGCACGCTAGAGCCTTCACTAATTAACGCCGTTGAGACATTAGTCTCGATCCTGAGTGAACGTCCAAAGCTACTGTCACACAGTGAAACCGTCTCGGTCGAAAACGTCGAAACGACGTTACAACGGGTTTTCCCTGAGTGCGAAGGTCGTGACCTTATTATCGAAGATATTCGCTTATTGCTCGAGGCTTTTTGCTGTTTGTTTGAGCTTGAACAAGTCGGTTTACGAATTTCTTTAGTGAAGCGGGCAATGTGTCCTCGTTTTCACGTTGATCAGGTGCCTTGCCGCCTGATCACCACCTACTGCGGGCCAGCAACGCAATGGCTTGAAAACTCCGATATAAGCAGAGCAAAATTGGGCCGAGGAAATGGCGGATTGCCAGATGAGCACTCGGGGCTCGTTTCAAAAGATGCGACTGTTTTTCAACTTAAAGCGGGCGATGTTGGTTTATTAAAGGGCGAAAAGTGGTATGAAAACGAAGGCAGAGGCATCGTGCATCGGTCTCCCGAAGTGCAAGCGAACGAAGCTCGACTTATTCTCACATTTGATTTCGCTTAG
- a CDS encoding GNAT family N-acetyltransferase produces the protein MKGYFISTEASLFDFDTIYSFLSESYWAKGIPSETLKKAIENSLCFAVFAESDRSTIQHPPKQIGFARMVTDKATFAYLADVFILEAYRGKGLSKFLMENIVSHPDLQGLRRIMLATKDAHTLYTKYGFEPLEQVDRIMQIWNPSVYSDLN, from the coding sequence ATGAAAGGCTATTTTATATCGACAGAGGCGTCATTATTTGATTTTGATACGATTTACTCGTTTTTGTCTGAGAGCTATTGGGCAAAAGGCATCCCTTCTGAGACCCTAAAAAAAGCAATAGAAAATTCTCTGTGTTTTGCTGTGTTCGCCGAATCAGACCGTTCTACTATACAGCACCCTCCTAAACAAATTGGTTTTGCCAGAATGGTGACCGATAAAGCGACGTTTGCGTATCTTGCTGACGTGTTTATTTTAGAAGCGTATCGTGGGAAAGGTTTGTCTAAGTTTTTAATGGAAAACATCGTGTCCCATCCTGACCTTCAGGGGTTGCGTCGTATTATGCTTGCAACAAAAGACGCTCATACTTTGTACACGAAATACGGCTTTGAGCCATTAGAGCAAGTGGATCGCATAATGCAGATTTGGAACCCAAGCGTCTACTCAGATTTAAATTAA
- the nhaD gene encoding sodium:proton antiporter NhaD: MPALLQFILIGLAVIALLGVVLEDVIHVNKAKVTLFLGTLSWFLLFIFHDAGHEGAVNEGFLENISEIASLWLFLVAAMTFVAYLNKKGMIENLIHLFLPKQISERRLLFLTAIFCFVFSSLADNITATLVSVTLILSLNLSTKKTVRFATLVVFSVNSGGVSLITGDVTTLMIFLANKVSILDLLMLSLPAFVAVLALAILLSRGMTETVNVQIRRTDVRGVDLAIAGIFLTTIIGTIVSNVLFNIPPVLTFLLGLSVMFLVARFYGEDEDETPILEYIRVIEFETLLFFLGILLLVGMLKEIEVLDALVRMYEVLPPVVANYIMGVLSAAIDNVPLTAALLKAGITMSEAEWLGLTYAVGVGGSLLVIGSAAGIVAMSKVSGLTFGSYARYSFLLLIVYTVGYAASMFLAETVLGAG, translated from the coding sequence ATGCCTGCTTTATTGCAATTTATATTAATTGGCTTAGCTGTTATTGCATTGCTCGGTGTCGTTTTGGAAGACGTGATTCACGTTAACAAAGCCAAAGTGACCCTGTTTTTAGGTACGCTATCTTGGTTTTTGCTGTTTATTTTCCACGATGCGGGTCACGAAGGTGCTGTAAATGAAGGCTTCTTAGAGAATATATCTGAGATCGCCAGCCTTTGGCTATTTTTGGTTGCAGCGATGACATTCGTGGCCTACCTCAATAAAAAAGGCATGATTGAAAACTTGATTCACCTCTTTTTGCCTAAGCAAATAAGTGAGCGAAGGCTTCTATTTTTGACCGCGATTTTCTGTTTTGTGTTCTCTTCTTTGGCGGATAACATCACAGCAACGTTAGTGTCTGTCACACTGATTCTCTCATTGAACCTTTCGACCAAGAAAACAGTGCGTTTCGCGACATTGGTGGTTTTTTCGGTTAACTCTGGTGGTGTGTCTTTGATCACCGGTGACGTAACAACCTTAATGATCTTCTTGGCGAATAAAGTCAGTATTCTTGATTTGTTGATGCTCTCTTTACCTGCGTTTGTTGCGGTACTTGCGTTAGCGATCCTTTTGTCACGTGGTATGACCGAAACGGTCAATGTCCAAATCCGCAGAACGGATGTACGTGGCGTGGATTTAGCGATTGCCGGCATCTTTTTGACGACGATCATCGGCACGATTGTTTCGAATGTCTTGTTTAATATCCCTCCTGTATTGACGTTCTTACTTGGTCTGTCCGTTATGTTCCTTGTGGCGCGTTTTTATGGCGAAGACGAAGACGAAACGCCGATTCTTGAGTACATTCGTGTTATCGAATTCGAAACATTATTGTTCTTCCTTGGTATCTTGCTACTCGTTGGCATGCTCAAAGAGATCGAAGTTTTGGACGCATTGGTTAGAATGTACGAAGTGCTTCCTCCTGTTGTTGCAAACTACATAATGGGTGTACTGTCGGCTGCAATCGATAACGTTCCGCTAACCGCTGCACTGCTTAAAGCGGGTATTACCATGTCTGAAGCAGAATGGTTAGGGTTAACCTATGCGGTAGGCGTTGGTGGTTCTCTGTTAGTGATTGGTTCTGCGGCGGGGATCGTGGCGATGAGTAAGGTGTCGGGTCTTACCTTTGGTTCATACGCTCGATACAGCTTCTTGTTATTGATTGTTTATACCGTCGGTTATGCTGCTTCTATGTTCTTAGCCGAGACTGTACTCGGAGCAGGTTAG
- a CDS encoding Na+/H+ antiporter subunit G, whose amino-acid sequence MSFFVEAVVSVLLVFGGIFLLVGSIGLARLPDIYTRLHAPTKASTLGISGVLIASMVYHSFSQSTFSVNELLITLFLLITAPVAANMIAKTALHHETKAIDKTKGQELMETIKERRAPELVDERKDSTQEKNV is encoded by the coding sequence ATGTCATTTTTTGTTGAAGCCGTTGTCAGTGTTCTTCTTGTATTTGGCGGCATATTTTTACTGGTCGGTTCGATAGGTCTTGCACGCTTACCGGATATCTATACCCGACTGCATGCACCGACTAAAGCGTCTACTTTAGGCATAAGCGGCGTGTTGATCGCTTCGATGGTTTATCACTCATTCAGTCAGTCGACGTTCTCTGTGAATGAGTTACTGATTACCTTGTTCTTATTGATAACAGCACCGGTTGCGGCCAATATGATTGCTAAAACGGCGCTACATCATGAGACAAAGGCGATTGATAAAACCAAAGGCCAAGAGCTAATGGAGACCATTAAGGAGCGCCGAGCACCGGAATTAGTGGATGAGCGAAAGGACAGCACGCAGGAGAAAAACGTTTAA
- a CDS encoding K+/H+ antiporter subunit F produces the protein MLDWAIFIVAIFICIALFLNLWRLMVGPKLSDRILALDTMYINTIALIMLYGIYMGTALYFEAALLIAMLGFVSTAALCKYLLRGDIIE, from the coding sequence ATGCTAGATTGGGCTATTTTTATCGTTGCCATTTTCATATGTATCGCACTATTTCTAAATTTATGGCGTTTGATGGTTGGACCTAAACTGTCCGACAGAATTCTCGCGCTCGACACCATGTACATCAATACCATCGCATTAATCATGTTGTACGGTATTTATATGGGCACTGCTCTGTACTTTGAGGCGGCGCTCTTGATCGCCATGCTTGGTTTTGTCAGTACCGCAGCGCTTTGTAAGTACTTACTTCGTGGCGATATTATTGAATAG
- a CDS encoding Na+/H+ antiporter subunit E: protein MRLLPMPMHSLLLFVVWLMLNNSVSVGHMVLALFFAITIPLIVSGMRDEHQKIKKPFLAVRYFFMVLGDIITANFEVALLVVGPLKKLQPGFVAIPIEMSSDLGITILASTVSLTPGTVSAEISEDKQWLYVHALHLTNESELVDMVKKRYEAPIKEILGC, encoded by the coding sequence ATGCGTCTTCTACCTATGCCGATGCACAGCTTACTGCTTTTTGTGGTCTGGCTGATGCTTAATAACTCGGTCAGTGTCGGTCACATGGTGCTGGCGTTATTTTTCGCGATAACCATTCCTCTTATCGTGTCTGGAATGCGTGATGAGCATCAGAAGATCAAAAAACCGTTTTTAGCGGTTCGTTACTTCTTTATGGTCTTAGGCGATATTATTACCGCCAATTTCGAAGTCGCGCTATTGGTTGTCGGCCCACTGAAAAAACTTCAACCTGGGTTTGTCGCAATTCCGATTGAGATGAGCTCAGACTTAGGCATTACGATTCTAGCGAGTACGGTGTCACTTACACCGGGCACCGTCAGTGCTGAAATCTCAGAAGACAAACAATGGTTATATGTTCACGCATTACATTTAACCAATGAAAGCGAGCTGGTTGATATGGTCAAGAAACGCTATGAGGCACCGATCAAGGAGATTTTAGGATGCTAG
- a CDS encoding monovalent cation/H+ antiporter subunit D has product MQHLAILPIILPLLTGALLLLPPFSTTLARQRIFAIASFAVQIVVAALLLIQTNDQGTTQYILGNWQAPFGIVLVADSMSTLLVLLCVFLAFCAHLYGCAGDDKEGAYFHPLFMFQVMGINGAFLTGDAFNLFVFFEVLLIASYALLIHGGGKQKTQATMHYVILNLVGSSVFLFGLGILYGTLGTLNMADMAAKVSTLDESNAILAEIGASMLLVVFGLKSALLPLQFWLPRTYASASAPVAAIFAIMTKVGIYSIFRVHIMIFGDHAGELANMAQAWLWPLALLTICIGTIGAFAAPTLKLLVANMVVLSAGSLLVCAAMQSEEATGAALYYLLHSTVITAGLFLVADIISKQRGKAEDRFVRSKALKQPVILGIAFAMGAIGLVGMPPLSGFVGKILILQAAQSTAEMIWVWPIMLISSLAALISLSRAGTTLFWRHSGGVQDDAPIATNIQLIAVFLLMAASPLLVLFGGPIVEIAQHAANGLHDPNQSVFPLLPSIQTGGAQ; this is encoded by the coding sequence ATGCAGCACCTTGCTATTCTCCCTATTATTTTACCTCTGCTAACGGGTGCGTTGTTATTGCTGCCGCCGTTTAGTACAACTCTTGCCCGTCAGCGTATCTTTGCAATCGCCTCTTTTGCGGTACAAATCGTGGTAGCGGCACTGCTTCTGATACAAACCAACGATCAAGGTACCACTCAATATATTTTGGGTAACTGGCAAGCACCTTTTGGTATTGTGCTTGTTGCCGATTCAATGTCGACCTTGTTGGTGTTGTTATGTGTCTTTTTGGCTTTTTGCGCTCATTTATATGGCTGCGCAGGAGACGATAAAGAAGGTGCTTATTTCCATCCGTTGTTTATGTTTCAAGTCATGGGGATCAACGGCGCCTTTTTAACCGGTGACGCGTTTAACCTCTTTGTATTCTTCGAAGTCTTATTAATCGCATCTTATGCGTTGTTGATTCATGGTGGCGGAAAACAAAAGACGCAAGCGACCATGCATTACGTGATTCTAAACCTAGTGGGATCGAGTGTTTTCCTATTTGGATTAGGCATCTTGTATGGCACGCTTGGTACACTCAATATGGCCGACATGGCCGCTAAAGTCAGTACTTTAGATGAGAGTAATGCGATATTGGCAGAAATTGGCGCGTCTATGCTCTTGGTCGTGTTCGGTCTAAAGTCGGCGCTGTTGCCGTTGCAATTTTGGCTGCCTCGCACCTATGCCAGTGCCAGCGCTCCCGTTGCTGCGATATTTGCCATTATGACGAAAGTCGGTATTTACAGTATTTTCCGAGTTCACATTATGATCTTCGGTGATCATGCAGGTGAGCTGGCGAATATGGCACAAGCTTGGTTATGGCCATTGGCTTTGCTTACTATTTGTATCGGGACGATCGGCGCATTTGCGGCACCGACCCTGAAGTTACTCGTTGCGAACATGGTGGTTCTGTCCGCAGGTAGTTTATTAGTCTGTGCGGCGATGCAAAGTGAAGAAGCAACTGGCGCGGCGCTGTATTACTTATTACACAGTACCGTTATTACCGCAGGTCTGTTCTTGGTTGCTGATATTATTTCGAAGCAACGTGGTAAAGCAGAAGATCGTTTCGTGCGTTCAAAGGCGCTCAAACAGCCTGTTATTTTAGGTATTGCGTTCGCTATGGGAGCCATTGGCTTGGTTGGTATGCCGCCTCTGTCTGGCTTCGTTGGCAAGATCTTGATCCTGCAAGCGGCGCAATCAACCGCAGAAATGATCTGGGTTTGGCCCATTATGCTCATTAGTAGCTTAGCAGCGCTTATCTCGCTCTCTAGAGCGGGTACGACGCTTTTCTGGCGTCATTCTGGCGGCGTGCAAGATGACGCGCCTATCGCAACGAACATTCAACTCATTGCGGTGTTCTTGCTGATGGCAGCTTCTCCATTATTGGTTCTGTTTGGTGGGCCCATCGTCGAAATCGCCCAACATGCAGCAAACGGCTTACACGATCCTAACCAATCTGTCTTCCCGCTACTTCCATCGATTCAAACAGGAGGAGCTCAGTAA
- a CDS encoding Na+/H+ antiporter subunit C, with protein MEGLYAFCVGILTACGIFLTMRGRSFSVVVGLTMLSYAVNLFLFASGRLRLDAAAVLGQSESYSDPLPQALVLTAIVIGFAMTAFAVILAMRARADLGNDHVDGRLPPPPETRKTGKQGGQR; from the coding sequence ATGGAAGGGTTATACGCGTTTTGCGTTGGCATTTTAACGGCCTGCGGTATTTTTCTAACGATGCGTGGACGAAGCTTCTCTGTTGTCGTCGGTCTGACCATGCTGTCTTACGCCGTAAACTTATTTTTATTCGCTAGCGGTCGCTTGAGGCTTGATGCTGCTGCCGTGTTAGGGCAATCAGAAAGCTACAGTGACCCACTTCCTCAAGCGTTGGTTCTAACCGCCATTGTAATCGGTTTTGCGATGACGGCTTTCGCCGTTATCTTGGCCATGAGAGCACGTGCAGATTTGGGCAACGATCATGTTGATGGACGTTTACCACCACCTCCAGAAACGCGAAAAACTGGCAAACAAGGAGGCCAGCGCTAA
- a CDS encoding monovalent cation/H+ antiporter subunit A produces the protein MNSLIWIPLLPLIGTLVPLFSARFSRTACAFLTAGLPALALFLILSKAPEIFDGQAFQASIPWIPAMGLELAFRLDGLVLLFAILIIGIGLLVILYARYYLSSQDSIGKFYSYLILFMFAMLGVVMSDNLIQIWVFWELTSISSFLLISFWGHKSDARKGARMALTITGAGGLALLAGLLILGQVVGSYSLQDALDSGDLVRASASYPVIVVLVLLGAFTKSAQFPFHFWLPNAMAAPTPVSAYLHSATMVKAGIFLMARFYPTLAGTELWFLIVSMTGLATFLLGGYIALFQHDLKGLLANSTISHLGLITLLLGMGTDLALVAAIFHIINHATFKASLFMAAGIIDHESGSRDMRQLNGLWKYMPYTATLAMVASSAMAGVPLLNGFLSKEMFFTETLHQGSLGSLSWMVPVMATLGGVMSVAYSTRFVHDVFFNGEPINLPKTPHEPPRYMRVPVEILVGLCLLVGIFPSLVVGDLLYAASGAALNDFVPYYSLAIWHGLNFPLLMSVLALIGGLFVYYNRQHLFKFQSQFPVSDPKLVFEGIVQQISARAEQFMAIVDNGSLQRYIYFVLSLTIVMSAVPLLDLNTTAGRRPEIPVDALSITAAVLLTISGLATVLWHRKRMVALITLSVVGLVVTLAFAKFSAPDLALTQLSVEVVTVILLMLALFFLPQKTPKESSPRRIVRDLGIAAMLGGIVGTISYAMMTRPLDTISDFFLANSKIGGGGTNVVNVILVDFRGFDTLGEITVLGIAALGIYKLIARMKLFMPSSDSNGRPWSTDSHPILLAVISQSLLPLALLVSAYIFLRGHNLPGGGFIAGLITSVAIIQQYVAHGVDWMKDRMKLDYQVMIGSGITISALTGVGSWFFDRPFLTSWFDYFYLPAIGKFELASAMIFDLGVYLTVIGATMLILANLGKLTTSERPVLEEHE, from the coding sequence TTGAACTCTCTAATTTGGATACCTTTGTTACCCTTGATTGGAACCTTGGTGCCCTTATTCTCCGCTCGATTCAGTCGAACGGCGTGTGCGTTTCTAACCGCAGGGTTACCTGCTTTAGCGTTATTTTTAATTTTATCAAAAGCACCTGAAATCTTTGATGGGCAAGCTTTTCAAGCGTCCATTCCTTGGATTCCTGCTATGGGACTTGAACTGGCCTTTCGCCTTGATGGTCTGGTTCTACTCTTTGCCATTCTCATTATCGGCATCGGGCTACTCGTTATTCTCTACGCGCGATATTACCTTTCTAGCCAAGACTCTATTGGCAAGTTTTACTCCTATCTGATTCTCTTTATGTTTGCCATGCTCGGCGTGGTTATGTCAGATAACTTAATCCAGATTTGGGTGTTCTGGGAGCTGACAAGTATCAGTTCGTTTTTATTGATCAGTTTCTGGGGACACAAGTCAGACGCTCGTAAAGGCGCACGCATGGCTTTGACCATCACCGGCGCTGGCGGGCTTGCCTTGTTGGCAGGTTTGCTGATTCTTGGTCAAGTCGTTGGCAGCTACAGCTTGCAAGATGCCCTCGACAGCGGTGATCTGGTTCGCGCAAGTGCGAGCTACCCAGTGATTGTTGTTTTGGTTCTATTGGGCGCGTTTACTAAATCGGCTCAGTTCCCGTTCCATTTTTGGCTTCCCAATGCGATGGCCGCACCTACGCCAGTAAGTGCTTACTTACACTCTGCAACAATGGTGAAAGCAGGCATATTTTTGATGGCTCGCTTTTATCCGACTTTGGCGGGTACTGAACTGTGGTTCTTAATTGTCAGTATGACAGGGCTTGCCACCTTCCTTTTAGGTGGTTATATCGCGCTGTTCCAGCACGATCTAAAAGGGCTTTTAGCCAACTCGACCATCAGTCATTTGGGCTTAATCACCTTGCTGCTCGGCATGGGAACCGATCTGGCACTTGTTGCCGCGATTTTTCACATTATTAACCATGCGACCTTTAAGGCGTCGTTATTTATGGCAGCGGGGATTATCGATCACGAATCTGGCTCGCGGGACATGCGGCAATTAAACGGTCTCTGGAAATACATGCCCTATACCGCCACACTGGCGATGGTTGCCTCTTCCGCGATGGCGGGTGTGCCTCTATTAAACGGTTTCTTGTCAAAAGAAATGTTCTTTACGGAGACGCTGCACCAAGGTTCGCTTGGTTCACTGTCTTGGATGGTGCCAGTTATGGCGACCTTGGGTGGCGTTATGTCCGTTGCTTATTCGACCCGCTTCGTTCACGACGTATTCTTTAATGGCGAGCCAATCAATTTACCCAAAACACCCCATGAACCGCCAAGGTACATGCGCGTTCCAGTCGAGATACTGGTTGGATTGTGTTTGTTAGTCGGTATTTTCCCAAGTTTGGTGGTGGGAGATCTGCTTTACGCGGCTTCCGGTGCCGCATTGAACGATTTTGTTCCTTACTATAGTTTGGCTATTTGGCACGGGCTTAACTTCCCGCTTCTTATGAGTGTTCTCGCGCTGATTGGCGGTTTGTTTGTGTATTACAATCGTCAGCACTTGTTTAAGTTTCAATCACAGTTTCCGGTCAGCGACCCTAAATTGGTGTTTGAAGGCATAGTGCAGCAGATTTCAGCCCGCGCCGAGCAGTTCATGGCGATTGTCGATAACGGTTCGCTTCAGCGCTATATCTATTTTGTGTTGAGCTTGACCATCGTTATGAGTGCGGTTCCTCTACTTGACCTAAATACAACGGCTGGCCGCCGCCCTGAAATTCCAGTTGATGCGCTGTCAATTACCGCTGCGGTACTGTTAACCATTTCAGGGCTGGCGACGGTTCTTTGGCATCGCAAGCGTATGGTTGCCTTGATCACGTTGTCTGTTGTTGGTCTGGTGGTGACTCTGGCGTTTGCTAAGTTCTCCGCACCTGATTTGGCTCTGACTCAACTGTCAGTAGAAGTCGTCACGGTGATCTTGCTGATGCTGGCCTTGTTTTTCTTACCTCAGAAAACACCAAAAGAGTCTTCTCCGCGACGTATTGTCCGAGACCTTGGGATCGCAGCCATGCTAGGTGGTATTGTTGGTACGATCAGCTACGCTATGATGACTCGTCCATTAGACACCATTTCAGACTTCTTCCTTGCCAACAGTAAAATTGGCGGCGGTGGCACCAACGTGGTGAACGTCATCCTTGTTGACTTTAGGGGCTTCGATACACTGGGCGAGATCACGGTATTAGGCATCGCCGCATTGGGTATCTACAAATTGATCGCGCGTATGAAGCTGTTCATGCCATCAAGTGATTCAAATGGCCGACCTTGGTCTACTGACAGCCACCCTATTTTGCTTGCGGTTATTTCTCAGTCCTTGTTACCACTTGCGTTGCTGGTATCGGCTTATATCTTCCTTCGTGGACATAACTTACCGGGTGGCGGCTTCATCGCGGGGCTGATTACATCGGTTGCGATCATTCAGCAATATGTTGCACACGGTGTTGATTGGATGAAGGATCGAATGAAGCTGGACTATCAAGTCATGATCGGTTCAGGTATCACGATTTCTGCGCTAACGGGCGTGGGCAGTTGGTTCTTTGATCGTCCTTTCCTAACGTCTTGGTTTGATTATTTCTACCTGCCAGCCATCGGCAAATTCGAACTGGCCAGTGCGATGATCTTTGACTTAGGTGTTTACCTAACCGTAATTGGCGCAACCATGCTGATACTGGCTAACTTGGGTAAACTTACGACCAGCGAACGTCCTGTTTTAGAGGAGCATGAATAA
- a CDS encoding Yip1 family protein, translating into MINHVWGLLHHPDQEWRSISEEHETVSHLFMHHVLILAAIPVVSSFIGTTQVGWTFGGEEAFRVSYGDGIVLGIAFYALILLAIGLVGSFIHWLARGLPDRPDRNECIVFAGYIATPMFLSGLFAIYPVFWLCLLAMVAGIAYTGYLLYKGTPSFLGISHKRGFILSGTTLGVGILILEAMLGIVVLLWSMGSEHSVIWNFF; encoded by the coding sequence ATGATCAATCATGTTTGGGGGCTATTGCACCACCCTGATCAAGAATGGAGATCCATCAGCGAGGAGCATGAAACAGTCAGTCATTTGTTCATGCATCATGTCTTAATTTTGGCGGCTATTCCTGTCGTCAGTTCATTTATCGGTACAACGCAAGTCGGCTGGACATTCGGAGGCGAAGAAGCCTTTAGGGTTTCTTATGGTGATGGCATTGTACTTGGAATCGCGTTTTATGCCTTAATCCTGTTGGCTATCGGGCTTGTTGGTAGCTTTATTCACTGGCTGGCACGGGGTCTACCAGACCGTCCAGATCGGAACGAATGTATTGTCTTTGCAGGTTACATTGCCACGCCGATGTTTTTAAGTGGGTTGTTCGCTATTTATCCGGTGTTCTGGTTATGCTTGCTGGCAATGGTGGCGGGTATCGCTTACACAGGCTACTTGCTCTACAAGGGCACGCCCAGTTTTCTGGGAATCAGCCACAAGCGAGGCTTTATTTTATCCGGTACGACACTTGGGGTTGGCATCCTTATCTTAGAAGCAATGCTCGGCATTGTTGTACTGCTATGGAGTATGGGGTCTGAGCACAGCGTAATTTGGAACTTCTTCTAA
- a CDS encoding N-acetyltransferase gives MKAHLIGQIGKNENVRDNPINLKLILEEAYCIIDQARQLIGGRVIILECENKLVQLYEKHGFKVLQTSPDIKDNTLITMFDVIKAQN, from the coding sequence GTGAAAGCGCACCTTATTGGTCAGATAGGGAAAAATGAAAATGTGCGAGACAACCCGATTAACTTAAAGCTTATATTGGAAGAAGCATATTGCATAATAGATCAAGCACGACAGCTCATTGGCGGTCGCGTTATTATTTTGGAATGTGAGAATAAATTAGTTCAATTGTATGAAAAGCACGGGTTTAAGGTTCTTCAGACTTCTCCTGATATAAAGGACAATACTCTTATTACCATGTTTGATGTGATAAAAGCGCAAAATTGA
- the smpB gene encoding SsrA-binding protein SmpB: MSKSKKKKSNSTGTIALNKRARHDYFVDQKFEAGLALSGWEVKSLREGKAQLVDSYVIIHQNEAWLIGARITPLLSASTHVVCEPLRQRKLLLNRREIDRIIQITEQKGKTCAAMALYWKGNKIKCEVALVTGKKDHDKRDTAKERDWARDKERLMKHSV; the protein is encoded by the coding sequence ATGAGCAAATCAAAGAAAAAGAAATCAAATTCAACAGGCACCATCGCGCTGAACAAACGCGCCCGTCACGATTACTTCGTTGATCAAAAATTTGAAGCGGGTCTGGCCTTATCGGGCTGGGAAGTAAAAAGCCTACGTGAAGGCAAAGCGCAATTGGTGGACTCTTACGTCATTATCCATCAAAACGAAGCTTGGCTGATTGGCGCACGCATTACACCACTATTAAGTGCTTCGACGCACGTTGTATGCGAGCCCCTACGCCAGCGTAAACTATTACTCAACCGCCGCGAGATAGACCGGATTATTCAGATCACTGAACAAAAAGGTAAAACCTGTGCGGCCATGGCATTGTACTGGAAAGGCAACAAAATCAAATGTGAAGTTGCCCTAGTAACCGGTAAAAAAGATCACGATAAACGTGATACTGCCAAAGAACGCGACTGGGCGCGCGATAAAGAACGCCTAATGAAACACAGCGTATAA